One part of the Rutidosis leptorrhynchoides isolate AG116_Rl617_1_P2 chromosome 1, CSIRO_AGI_Rlap_v1, whole genome shotgun sequence genome encodes these proteins:
- the LOC139868883 gene encoding probable magnesium transporter NIPA1 yields the protein MGQVSADNVHGLVLAVSSSIFIGASFIIKKKGLMRAGVSGTRAGSGGHSYLKQPMWWAGMVSMILGEIANFAAYAFAPAILVTPLGALSIIVSAVLAHYLLDERMHIFGAVGCVLCLVGSTAIVLHAPHETPISSVTQVWHFATEAGFMVYACTVLIIVGVLIYRYVPLYGNTHLIVYIGICSFMGSLTVMCVKAVGIAIKLSFSGSNQFIYFQTWFFTLLLVVFCVMQLNYLNKALDTFNINVVSPVYYVMFTSLTILASVIMFKDWNTQSAPQIATEICGFVTILCGTFLLHKTKDMGNVAAGLPVCSGSPVCSGSPNSNADPNSQQLEIRHVTVHDRDTTHEEEDKCE from the exons ATGGGTCAAGTATCAGCCGATAATGTTCACGGACTTGTTCTTGCTGTGTCGTCAAGTATATTTATTGGTGCTAGCTTCATAATTAAGAAAAAAGGTCTCATGAGGGCAGGTGTTTCAGGAACTAGAGCAG GTTCTGGAGGTCACTCATACTTAAAGCAACCTATGTGGTGGGCTGGGATGGTGAGCA TGATACTTGGCGAGATAGCGAATTTTGCAGCGTATGCATTTGCCCCTGCCATTCTTGTTACCCCCTTGGGAGCTCTAAGTATAATAGTCAG TGCAGTGTTAGCCCATTATCTTTTAGATGAAAGGATGCATATTTTTGGTGCAGTCGGGTGTGTCCTCTGCCTTGTGGGTTCGACCGCGATAGTGTTGCACGCTCCACATGAGACTCCAATTAGTTCGGTCACACAAGTATGGCACTTTGCAACTGAAGCAG GCTTTATGGTGTATGCATGCACTGTATTGATTATTGTTGGTGTACTTATTTATCGTTACGTGCCTCTTTATGGGAATACTCATCTAATCGTCTATATCGGTATCTGCTCTTTTATGGGATCATTGACG GTTATGTGCGTGAAAGCGGTCGGAATCGCTATTAAGCTGTCGTTTTCCGGAAGTAATCAGTTCATTTATTTCCAGACGTGGTTTTTCACCCTGCTGCTTGTTGTTTTCTGTGTTATGCAACTCAACTATTTGAACAAG GCACTAGACACCTTCAATATTAACGTGGTTTCTCCAGTATACTATGTCATGTTTACAAGCCTTACCATCCTGGCTAGCGTCATCATGTTTAAG GACTGGAATACTCAGAGTGCACCCCAAATTGCAACTGAAATATGTGGTTTTGTGACAATTTTGTGTGGAACTTTTCTTCTACATAAAACTAAGGATATGGGAAATGTAGCTGCAGGTTTACCTGTGTGTTCAGGTTCACCCGTGTGTTCGGGTTCACCTAACTCAAATGCAGACCCGAATTCCCAGCAGCTAGAAATCCGGCATGTCACAGTTCATGATCGAGATACGACACATGAAGAAGAGGATAAATGTGAATGA